A window of the Cytophagaceae bacterium genome harbors these coding sequences:
- a CDS encoding N-6 DNA methylase gives MYKNAFEWRFEFPEILNNKGDFEGFDVIIGNPPYIDIKGLEPKFVDLLFSNYVTTENRMNLYSLFIELGSRILKDCGQFSFINPNSILMNSSYSKIRNLIYSNVSEIIKLPDNVFSESDVKVETIILSFVKNKKNENLNVIQYKHDENVDFINSNLTQVLSKEIWNASEIKFNIYLTNEIQKVLTKALKNTIQLVEIADFTLGITPYDKYKGHTEKQIKERAFHSQTKINNEYKPVITGENIQRFYIDSTPKNISVTVNGLEHLETKNSLRNLV, from the coding sequence TTGTATAAAAATGCTTTTGAATGGCGTTTTGAATTCCCGGAAATCTTAAATAATAAAGGTGACTTTGAAGGGTTTGATGTAATTATTGGAAATCCACCATACATTGACATAAAAGGGCTAGAACCAAAATTTGTTGATTTATTATTTTCTAACTATGTGACTACTGAAAATAGAATGAATCTGTATTCTTTGTTTATAGAATTAGGGAGTCGGATTCTAAAAGATTGTGGTCAGTTCAGTTTTATTAATCCAAATTCAATACTAATGAATTCCTCTTATTCAAAAATCAGGAATTTAATATATAGCAATGTTAGTGAAATAATCAAACTCCCCGATAATGTATTTAGTGAATCTGATGTTAAGGTTGAAACTATTATTTTATCATTTGTTAAAAATAAAAAAAATGAAAATCTTAATGTTATTCAATATAAACATGATGAAAATGTAGATTTTATAAATTCAAATCTTACTCAAGTTCTATCAAAAGAAATATGGAACGCTTCCGAAATAAAATTCAATATTTACTTAACAAACGAAATTCAAAAAGTTCTAACTAAAGCCTTAAAAAACACTATTCAATTAGTTGAAATTGCTGATTTTACTCTAGGAATAACTCCTTATGATAAATATAAAGGTCATACGGAAAAACAAATAAAAGAAAGAGCGTTTCATTCTCAAACTAAAATAAATAATGAGTATAAACCAGTTATAACAGGTGAAAATATTCAACGATTTTATATTGATTCTACCCCAAAGAATATATCCGTTACGGTAAATGGCTTGGAGCACCTAGAGACGAAAAATTCTTTACGAAACCTCGTGTAA
- a CDS encoding glycosyltransferase family 4 protein: MKIHLVSSTEFMTQGTGVHSAFMGMQSLLKEKNDIEVITNGQGKGDIFHSHSYGLYYFLKSASYKGRRIHTVHTTPDTVKGSVIFSGMILPFANLYFKMVFNHADVCIAISPMVESRLRKLKVKSRIFRLDNPIDFSKWRPESDYREKGRNMLGILPHKKVILGVGQLQKRKGVEDFLEIAEKNPEFEFVWVGGRPFGLVTEGVARINQKIENAPGNVHFAGMISQENMPLVYAAADVLLFPSYQENSPLVPLEAASAGLPVIFRDLKEYELLYENEYLKARTNEEFSLILKMLCSDAEFYKIGTSISSKLIKQFDKDFIREKLLKLYTEVYSGVYARKSRSSFVKRIKLKAAFSSGTFANQI; this comes from the coding sequence ATGAAAATACATCTGGTTTCATCTACAGAATTTATGACACAAGGCACCGGGGTGCATTCGGCTTTTATGGGAATGCAGAGCCTTTTAAAAGAGAAAAACGACATTGAGGTGATCACCAACGGGCAGGGCAAAGGAGATATTTTTCATTCACATTCTTATGGTTTGTATTATTTTCTAAAATCAGCAAGTTATAAAGGCAGGCGAATACACACGGTACACACTACTCCTGATACGGTAAAAGGCTCGGTGATTTTTTCCGGCATGATTTTGCCTTTTGCCAATCTATACTTTAAAATGGTTTTCAATCATGCCGATGTCTGTATTGCCATTTCGCCTATGGTCGAGTCACGATTGAGAAAATTGAAGGTTAAATCCAGGATTTTCAGACTTGATAATCCAATAGATTTTTCAAAATGGCGTCCGGAATCTGATTACAGAGAAAAAGGCAGAAATATGCTGGGAATTTTGCCTCATAAAAAAGTGATTTTGGGCGTAGGACAACTTCAAAAACGAAAAGGCGTAGAAGACTTTTTGGAAATAGCTGAAAAAAATCCGGAATTCGAATTTGTTTGGGTAGGTGGCAGACCTTTCGGTTTGGTGACCGAGGGCGTGGCCCGGATCAATCAAAAGATTGAAAATGCTCCGGGCAATGTTCATTTTGCAGGTATGATTTCACAGGAAAACATGCCATTGGTCTATGCTGCAGCCGATGTTTTATTGTTTCCTTCTTATCAGGAAAACTCCCCACTGGTACCTCTTGAAGCCGCTTCTGCCGGCTTACCGGTGATTTTCCGTGATTTGAAAGAATATGAGCTTCTGTATGAGAATGAATATTTGAAAGCCAGAACCAACGAAGAGTTTTCACTGATCCTGAAAATGCTTTGTTCAGATGCTGAGTTTTATAAGATTGGCACATCCATTTCATCAAAATTAATAAAGCAATTTGATAAGGATTTTATTCGTGAAAAATTACTAAAACTTTATACTGAGGTTTACAGTGGGGTTTATGCAAGAAAATCCCGGTCCTCGTTTGTCAAAAGGATAAAACTGAAAGCGGCTTTCTCTTCCGGAACATTTGCCAATCAAATATGA
- a CDS encoding flippase-like domain-containing protein codes for MKKKILILAFSTISIGIFLSINPFSEILPKLRQVKLSYIYIFVVFVLIEHIFRALRWQILLKNSHPGVKLFPTFLVLLMSFFSNIFIPHSGIVTRLSYLKKFYKFPPTVNLGTFIAEKTGDSLMVVLLLSLTFFYSGFSINKVVDITHSSQNFLLILTLVIFTGFLVFVLVKTVLKKQFLKLQTRAKEYARSVWSGFHGLKDRKSLMLFSVYTLIIWFLYLFTFNIMFLSVDIVPGKTCLINTACIGNLSWIFPSQAGIGAYHVAVSTSLRFHGYSALDSSFLSVLTHSGILFTDFIFGLSSLLITTFWSFRFSKPAMQETIIAVAE; via the coding sequence ATGAAAAAAAAGATTCTGATTCTGGCATTTTCCACGATTAGTATCGGGATATTTTTAAGTATAAATCCGTTTTCAGAAATCCTGCCGAAACTCAGGCAGGTAAAGCTTAGTTATATTTATATCTTCGTTGTGTTTGTTCTGATTGAGCATATCTTCAGGGCATTAAGATGGCAGATACTGTTGAAGAATTCTCATCCGGGTGTCAAACTGTTTCCTACTTTCCTGGTCCTCTTGATGAGTTTTTTTTCAAATATATTTATACCTCACTCCGGAATTGTTACGCGACTAAGCTACCTTAAGAAGTTTTACAAGTTTCCTCCCACAGTCAATTTGGGAACCTTTATCGCCGAAAAGACAGGGGATTCGCTCATGGTTGTTTTATTGCTTAGTCTTACATTTTTTTATTCCGGTTTTTCGATAAATAAGGTTGTTGATATTACTCATTCATCTCAAAATTTCCTTCTCATTTTAACGTTGGTAATTTTTACCGGGTTTTTAGTATTTGTTTTGGTAAAAACCGTTTTGAAAAAGCAATTTTTAAAGCTTCAAACCCGTGCAAAAGAATATGCCCGGTCGGTTTGGTCGGGTTTTCATGGTCTTAAAGACCGGAAAAGTTTAATGCTGTTTTCGGTATATACATTGATTATCTGGTTTTTATATTTGTTTACTTTTAATATCATGTTTTTGTCGGTGGATATTGTTCCTGGCAAAACTTGTTTGATCAATACTGCCTGTATTGGTAATCTCAGCTGGATTTTTCCTAGTCAGGCGGGTATTGGTGCGTATCATGTGGCAGTTTCCACCTCATTACGGTTTCATGGTTATTCGGCTTTAGACAGCTCATTTCTTTCGGTATTGACCCACTCCGGTATTTTGTTTACAGATTTCATTTTTGGTCTCTCTTCTTTATTAATTACTACATTTTGGTCTTTCCGTTTTTCAAAACCAGCCATGCAGGAAACTATTATTGCAGTTGCTGAATAA
- a CDS encoding SusC/RagA family TonB-linked outer membrane protein yields MTIKTLPKLKSGFLATCLFMVLFSGNLLAQRSVTGKVTDAKNSPIPGASILQKGTSFGTTSDVNGDFKINVESEKSVLTISSIGYKAKEITVGNQTVINISLEEDAKALSEVVVTALGIKKESKRLGVSIQSVDGNAVIKAREPNAINALTGKVAGLTVGSQPELLRKPNIQLRGNSEILYVVDGVPVNSDTWNISPDDIETYSVLKGASASALYGFRGKNGAILITTKRGTKDKRGYQVDFNSSTMFDNSFYAFPKTQDEYGPGDHGKYAFVDGKGGGLNDGDYDGGWGPKFEGQLIPQYDSPIDPVTGVRQGTPYIARGKDNLARFLQTGVLSTNNVSLSASGEKYNVRFSGSNTFQKGIVPNTKLDILNFNMTTDYQFNKKLKFSSGLQYNRQMSPNFPDVNYGPNSIIYNMVLWAGADWDVDDMKDYWQEGKEGIQQIYAEYQRYNNPYFMSYEWLRGHYKTDIIGQASMTYQIAPSLDVMLRTQVTTWDLFRSEKFPYSAGTYGRDERRGDYREDRRSLFENNTDILFKYDKNLFEGFNAKIWAGGNVRSFKFNSNFASTDYLIVPGFYNFINSANPVKVFNFNSNMQVNSGYYSADLSYKDYINLSTTGRVDQLSTLPKGNNTFFYPSVSVSTALTDYLPIPEFISFLKIRGSYANVKDGLTTGSIASAPGLVYGESYSSPYDGPTYQNSAVYSVLYSYNNTPSASYTNSLNNPNLIPSSTSQTELGLDLKFLQNRIGLEATYFISDEGPKIFNLPISSTSGYSSALVNGIKTQKKGVEVSLTGSPIKNAEGLNWNVVANYSTYVETLKEIYPGVESLNTFLKIGDRMDKFYGRAFVKTPDGQIINDASGRPIYAPVSQYLGNMLPKFVFGINNQFEYKGVNLSFQFDGRIGGVISNYVQKQTFRGGRHIDLVTGAMGDARYQDYLGVKSYVGEGVQVANGATIKYDADGNVTNYAELTYTPNTTKQYLQDWVSRYYNSDEGNLMSRSFGMLREVVIGYQIPKKLFSKSGIQQISVSVVGRNLLYFAEKKDIDLNQYLDGGSSGLQTPSTRRYGVNLNLTF; encoded by the coding sequence ATGACAATCAAAACTTTACCCAAACTAAAATCCGGATTTTTAGCAACATGCCTGTTTATGGTCTTGTTTTCCGGTAATTTATTGGCTCAAAGATCTGTTACAGGAAAAGTAACTGACGCCAAAAACAGCCCTATTCCTGGTGCAAGTATTCTTCAAAAAGGCACTTCATTTGGTACAACTTCGGATGTAAACGGAGATTTTAAAATCAATGTAGAATCAGAAAAAAGCGTCCTTACGATATCTTCTATTGGTTATAAAGCCAAAGAAATTACGGTTGGAAATCAAACTGTGATCAACATTTCATTGGAGGAAGATGCAAAGGCACTATCAGAAGTGGTGGTTACGGCACTTGGTATCAAAAAAGAATCTAAAAGATTAGGTGTTTCTATTCAGTCTGTTGATGGAAATGCTGTGATCAAAGCCAGAGAGCCAAATGCAATCAATGCCTTAACAGGTAAAGTTGCCGGACTAACTGTGGGATCTCAACCTGAGCTTTTGCGTAAACCAAACATTCAGCTTCGCGGAAACAGCGAAATCCTCTATGTTGTTGATGGTGTGCCTGTTAACTCAGACACCTGGAACATCAGCCCTGATGATATTGAGACTTACTCAGTTTTAAAAGGTGCATCGGCCTCAGCCCTTTATGGATTTAGAGGTAAAAACGGAGCGATTTTGATTACAACCAAAAGAGGTACCAAAGACAAAAGAGGTTACCAGGTTGATTTCAACTCAAGCACCATGTTTGACAATAGTTTTTATGCTTTCCCTAAAACTCAGGATGAATATGGTCCTGGTGACCACGGAAAATATGCCTTTGTGGATGGTAAAGGCGGTGGTTTGAATGACGGTGACTATGATGGAGGTTGGGGTCCTAAATTTGAAGGCCAACTTATTCCACAATACGATTCACCGATTGATCCTGTAACCGGTGTACGTCAGGGGACTCCCTATATAGCAAGAGGAAAAGATAACTTAGCCCGTTTTCTTCAAACAGGTGTTTTATCAACAAATAACGTTTCTCTTTCTGCTTCAGGTGAAAAATACAATGTAAGATTTTCCGGCTCAAATACTTTCCAAAAAGGTATTGTACCCAACACAAAACTGGACATTTTGAACTTCAATATGACCACTGATTATCAATTCAACAAAAAATTGAAATTTTCGAGTGGCCTGCAATACAATCGTCAGATGTCACCTAATTTCCCTGATGTCAACTACGGACCTAACTCTATCATTTACAACATGGTATTGTGGGCAGGTGCCGACTGGGATGTGGACGACATGAAAGATTACTGGCAGGAAGGAAAAGAAGGTATCCAACAAATATATGCGGAATATCAAAGATATAACAACCCTTATTTCATGAGTTACGAGTGGTTGAGAGGCCATTATAAAACAGATATCATAGGACAGGCTTCTATGACTTATCAGATCGCTCCTTCTTTAGATGTAATGTTGAGAACTCAGGTTACTACCTGGGATCTGTTCAGAAGTGAGAAATTCCCTTATTCTGCCGGAACATATGGAAGAGATGAGAGAAGAGGTGATTACCGCGAAGACAGAAGAAGTTTATTTGAAAACAATACCGATATCCTTTTCAAGTATGACAAAAATCTTTTCGAAGGTTTTAATGCTAAAATATGGGCTGGTGGAAATGTAAGGTCTTTCAAATTCAATTCTAACTTTGCTTCCACTGATTATCTCATCGTTCCGGGATTTTATAATTTTATAAATTCAGCCAATCCTGTAAAAGTATTTAACTTTAATTCAAATATGCAGGTTAATTCAGGCTACTATTCGGCTGACCTTAGTTATAAAGATTATATCAACCTTTCAACAACAGGCCGTGTAGATCAACTTTCTACATTACCAAAAGGGAACAATACATTCTTTTACCCTTCAGTTTCTGTATCCACCGCTTTGACTGATTATTTGCCCATTCCTGAATTTATTTCATTCTTAAAAATCAGAGGTTCTTATGCCAACGTTAAGGATGGTTTGACAACCGGATCTATTGCATCTGCACCTGGTCTGGTTTATGGGGAATCTTATTCTTCACCTTATGATGGCCCTACTTACCAAAATTCAGCAGTTTATTCGGTTTTATATTCTTATAACAATACTCCTTCTGCCTCTTATACCAACTCCCTAAATAACCCCAATCTAATTCCAAGTTCTACTTCACAAACAGAACTTGGTTTAGATTTAAAATTCCTTCAAAACAGAATTGGTTTGGAAGCCACCTATTTTATCTCTGATGAAGGTCCAAAAATCTTCAACCTCCCAATCTCGAGCACATCTGGTTACTCTTCTGCTCTTGTTAACGGTATCAAAACTCAGAAAAAAGGTGTTGAAGTGTCATTGACAGGAAGTCCAATCAAAAACGCTGAAGGTCTAAACTGGAATGTTGTAGCCAATTATTCAACTTATGTGGAAACACTGAAGGAAATATATCCTGGCGTAGAAAGCTTAAATACTTTTCTTAAAATAGGTGACAGAATGGATAAGTTTTATGGAAGAGCTTTCGTAAAAACTCCGGACGGTCAAATCATCAATGATGCTTCAGGAAGACCAATATATGCTCCTGTTTCTCAGTATCTGGGTAACATGCTTCCGAAATTTGTTTTTGGAATCAACAACCAGTTTGAATATAAAGGTGTAAATCTTAGTTTCCAGTTTGATGGACGTATTGGTGGGGTAATCTCAAACTATGTTCAGAAACAAACCTTCCGTGGTGGTCGTCATATTGACCTGGTTACAGGTGCTATGGGTGATGCCAGATATCAGGACTATTTGGGTGTTAAATCTTATGTAGGAGAGGGAGTGCAGGTAGCTAACGGTGCCACCATCAAATATGATGCAGATGGAAATGTTACAAACTATGCGGAATTGACTTATACTCCAAATACCACCAAGCAATATTTGCAGGACTGGGTGAGCCGATATTACAACTCTGATGAAGGTAACTTGATGTCAAGATCATTCGGAATGCTAAGAGAAGTGGTTATTGGGTATCAGATTCCTAAGAAATTGTTCAGTAAATCAGGAATTCAACAAATCAGTGTTTCTGTAGTGGGTCGTAATTTGTTGTATTTCGCTGAGAAAAAAGACATTGACCTTAACCAATATCTGGATGGCGGTTCTTCAGGTTTACAGACACCTTCAACAAGAAGATATGGTGTTAACTTAAATCTTACATTCTAA
- a CDS encoding glycosyltransferase family 39 protein: MPKLKLPVLPESLPKVISLLNLSRNEMWFLVAYISFSILGMTLTPLFDEDEGFFAEAARNMLATGDWISIKVNGQYRYDKPALFFWFEVLFLKIIGNTEIAVRFPSFIAFIVNVLVMRQWARQLFSNQAGYKILIVLSTFLQFQILARAAVSDNFLNLFVSLALFSFWKRYQKHTLSMLPVFVYAGLGFFIKGPIAFVLIFGIIFSFLILKKEWRLIRSYLNPLYWLVAILIPAPWFYFAFQKSGEFLFTDFFLKHNFGRFAQTMESHGGSLFYYIPVLILFIIPFTHTLIFVAIKTLKYFVSNKGFNLLKINDLEPHKLLFLLWFMIPFILFSISKTQLPHYISISYFPLALIFSNQKQLFDKFFFFQIIGLILVLIFVPVVYESFKIEDRFVNEMLIQTKDVFGSRYLSVMISIISGLAFLFFYKKSSPFIPALVFGLGLSWFIFHFGILQQGFVKALGQKLLKSNINVKMKDHYNPSLSFYAQKGFPIAGPAKTGDLIFSKSSQSDTSDIIGAFGGYRVVRVR, encoded by the coding sequence ATGCCCAAACTTAAACTCCCCGTATTACCTGAGTCTTTACCTAAAGTTATTTCATTGTTAAATCTCAGCCGTAATGAAATGTGGTTTTTAGTGGCGTATATTTCATTTAGTATTCTGGGAATGACATTGACCCCGCTTTTTGATGAGGATGAAGGTTTTTTTGCTGAAGCCGCCAGAAATATGCTTGCAACAGGAGATTGGATCAGCATAAAAGTAAATGGCCAATACCGATATGATAAGCCCGCATTGTTTTTTTGGTTTGAGGTATTATTTCTTAAAATTATCGGGAATACGGAAATCGCTGTAAGGTTCCCTTCTTTTATTGCATTTATCGTTAATGTTTTGGTAATGCGACAGTGGGCACGACAACTATTTTCCAATCAGGCAGGATATAAAATACTCATCGTACTATCCACTTTTTTGCAATTTCAGATTCTGGCAAGAGCAGCGGTTTCAGATAATTTCCTCAATCTATTTGTAAGTCTTGCTTTGTTTTCATTCTGGAAAAGGTATCAAAAGCACACATTAAGTATGTTGCCTGTTTTTGTTTACGCGGGTTTGGGATTCTTCATAAAAGGCCCCATCGCATTTGTACTCATATTTGGGATTATTTTCAGTTTTTTAATTTTAAAAAAAGAATGGAGATTAATTAGAAGTTATCTCAATCCATTGTATTGGCTGGTGGCGATTTTGATTCCTGCCCCCTGGTTTTATTTTGCTTTTCAAAAATCCGGAGAATTTTTATTTACAGATTTTTTCCTAAAACATAATTTTGGAAGATTTGCTCAAACCATGGAGTCACATGGTGGATCTTTATTTTATTATATTCCGGTGCTGATCCTTTTTATAATTCCCTTTACACATACTTTGATTTTTGTTGCCATAAAAACCCTCAAATACTTTGTTTCAAATAAAGGTTTTAACCTTTTAAAAATTAATGATTTAGAGCCTCACAAGCTTCTGTTTTTATTATGGTTTATGATTCCATTTATATTATTTTCAATCTCTAAGACACAGCTTCCACATTATATATCAATCTCTTATTTCCCTCTGGCTCTAATTTTTTCGAACCAAAAACAGTTATTCGACAAGTTTTTCTTTTTTCAAATCATAGGATTGATCCTGGTGTTGATTTTTGTTCCGGTTGTTTATGAAAGTTTTAAAATTGAAGACCGTTTTGTGAATGAAATGCTTATTCAGACCAAAGATGTTTTTGGAAGCCGGTATTTGTCCGTGATGATCAGTATTATTTCTGGTCTGGCATTTTTATTTTTTTACAAAAAAAGCAGTCCTTTTATTCCGGCATTGGTTTTTGGTTTGGGATTAAGTTGGTTTATTTTTCATTTTGGAATTTTACAGCAAGGCTTCGTAAAAGCTTTGGGACAAAAATTATTGAAATCAAATATCAATGTAAAAATGAAAGATCACTATAATCCCAGCCTTTCATTTTATGCCCAAAAAGGATTCCCAATTGCCGGCCCGGCCAAAACCGGAGATTTGATTTTTAGTAAATCGTCCCAATCAGATACTTCAGATATTATTGGGGCTTTTGGTGGATATAGGGTGGTGAGGGTGAGATGA
- a CDS encoding rhodanese-like domain-containing protein: MGKRYFIYLWVWILSLAGSSCEKEAPEVFYETEIYNLHAEEFMGKFKESKENQLVDIRTLDEYKSGHIQYARQIDYYGEDFKEQLLKQLDKSKPVFIYCRSGNRTSKTVDIMKGLGFKEVNNLVGGYNELVPFTDEC; this comes from the coding sequence ATGGGAAAAAGGTATTTTATATATCTATGGGTTTGGATTTTAAGTTTGGCTGGTAGTTCCTGTGAAAAAGAAGCACCGGAGGTTTTTTATGAAACTGAAATTTACAACCTCCATGCTGAGGAGTTTATGGGTAAATTTAAAGAAAGCAAAGAGAATCAATTGGTTGATATTCGTACTCTGGATGAATATAAAAGCGGGCACATTCAATATGCCAGACAAATCGATTATTACGGTGAAGATTTTAAGGAGCAATTGTTGAAACAACTGGATAAATCAAAACCCGTATTTATTTATTGTCGTTCCGGAAACCGTACCAGCAAGACAGTAGATATCATGAAAGGACTTGGTTTTAAAGAAGTCAACAATCTGGTAGGAGGTTACAATGAGTTGGTGCCCTTTACCGACGAGTGTTAA
- the tcmP gene encoding three-Cys-motif partner protein TcmP has translation MAKNINKKPFDEATKLKLDIFRECFREWLPVFIHNPYIDRIFIYDFFAGSGSDIEGTPGSPIILLEEAKGENCKVCNSVKNKQIVFGFNELLDDKNKELETSIKTFVEKCISQNCKEKDCQYKQHIAKLEFKDAFNSDNFKKILKNDKIAKFILLDQYGFSQVDENIFKELVDSPKTDFIFFISSSFIQRFREHENTKKHIDTSKIDFEKCTPKERHRVIANYFRGLINKSEYYIHHFSIKKGANHYGLIFGSSHSLGMEKFLKSLLG, from the coding sequence ATGGCAAAAAACATTAACAAAAAACCTTTTGATGAGGCTACAAAATTAAAACTCGACATTTTTAGAGAGTGTTTTCGTGAATGGTTGCCCGTATTTATACATAACCCTTATATTGATAGAATTTTTATTTACGACTTCTTTGCCGGAAGTGGTTCTGACATTGAAGGTACACCCGGTAGTCCCATAATACTACTTGAAGAAGCAAAAGGCGAAAATTGCAAGGTTTGTAATTCAGTAAAAAACAAACAAATAGTTTTTGGTTTCAACGAATTATTAGACGATAAGAACAAAGAACTCGAAACCTCAATAAAAACATTTGTTGAAAAGTGTATAAGTCAAAATTGTAAAGAAAAGGATTGTCAATATAAACAGCATATCGCTAAATTGGAGTTTAAAGATGCTTTCAATAGCGATAACTTCAAAAAAATATTGAAGAATGATAAAATTGCAAAGTTCATTTTATTAGATCAATACGGCTTTAGTCAAGTTGACGAAAACATATTTAAAGAGTTGGTCGATTCCCCTAAAACCGATTTTATTTTCTTCATTTCATCGTCTTTTATTCAACGTTTTCGAGAGCATGAAAACACAAAGAAACACATAGATACTTCAAAAATCGACTTCGAGAAATGCACACCCAAAGAGCGACATAGGGTAATTGCAAATTACTTTAGAGGCTTAATTAATAAATCCGAATATTATATTCATCACTTCTCAATAAAAAAAGGTGCTAATCATTACGGTTTAATTTTCGGTTCAAGTCATTCCTTAGGGATGGAAAAATTTTTAAAAAGTCTGTTGGGATAA
- a CDS encoding phage Gp37/Gp68 family protein: MASTKIEWTESTWNPITGCDKITSGCKFCYAEIMTRRLQAMGQEKYKNGFEVTLHPDTLQEPYNWKKPKMIFVNSMSDLFHKDVPIEYIQKIFKVMKENPQHVFQILTKRADILNYYDSEGWLDWSHNIWMGVTVEDANVMKRIDQLRTTGAKVKFLSCEPLITDLPNMNLQNIDWVIVGGESGRTPRPIKEEWVLNIKEQCNAQKTAFYFKQWGGTNKKKNGRLLEGKSYSEMPTI; the protein is encoded by the coding sequence ATGGCATCAACAAAAATAGAATGGACAGAAAGTACTTGGAATCCAATTACAGGTTGCGATAAGATAACATCGGGATGTAAATTTTGCTATGCCGAAATTATGACACGCCGTTTACAGGCAATGGGGCAAGAAAAATACAAAAACGGTTTCGAAGTAACATTGCATCCCGACACATTACAAGAGCCATATAACTGGAAAAAGCCTAAGATGATATTTGTAAACTCAATGAGCGACCTTTTTCACAAAGATGTCCCCATTGAATATATACAAAAGATTTTCAAGGTAATGAAAGAAAATCCCCAACACGTTTTTCAAATACTTACTAAACGTGCCGACATACTTAATTACTACGATAGTGAGGGTTGGCTCGATTGGAGTCACAATATTTGGATGGGTGTAACGGTCGAAGATGCAAACGTAATGAAACGCATCGACCAATTGCGAACTACAGGAGCAAAAGTTAAATTCCTCAGTTGCGAACCCCTTATTACCGATTTACCTAATATGAATCTCCAAAATATTGATTGGGTTATTGTTGGGGGTGAAAGCGGTAGAACACCACGCCCGATAAAAGAAGAATGGGTTTTGAATATCAAAGAGCAATGTAACGCACAAAAAACAGCATTCTATTTCAAGCAATGGGGCGGTACAAATAAAAAGAAAAACGGTCGCTTACTCGAAGGTAAATCGTATAGCGAAATGCCAACAATATAG